A window of Halomicrobium zhouii genomic DNA:
GTCGTACGCACCGTCGAAATCGACCGGTTCGGAGAAGCCGGCGTAGTAGACGCGGCCGTCGGTCGTCGGCCCGAGGACCACTTCGCTCCGCCGGAGCTTCATCGCGGCGCTGTCGACGTGCTGGCGGCCGAGAAACGCCGCGGTCGGCGTGACGGCCGCGGCGGTCTGGACTTCCTCGCGCTCCAGGAGGTGCGTGACGGTGTTTCCGACTCTGGCGGCGAACGTCGACCCGACCTGCACCTCGTAGCGGATATCGCCCGTGTCGTCGAGTTCGTCCTCCACGACGGAGCGGAGCGCGTCCTCCGGGTCCTCAACGTCGACGGAGAGTTGGTCGGCGGGCCGGTAGTTCACGAGCAGTTCGGCGCCGCTCGACTGGACGGCTTCGCAGACGTCCGCGACCATCGCCCGATAGAGCGTCGCTGCCTCTGCCTCGGACACGACTCCGTCGTCGACCAAGCTCTGGGGGACGGCGCCTTCTTCGGGTGGATTCGCCAGCACGGCGACTGTGGTCATACCAGTCCCTGCGGGCAGTAGCGCCTTGTGAGTTGTCACTCCCGGCTGCGCGTCGGTGGCAGATGATTTATCCCGGTCGGCAGCGAGGCGTCGGGTATGCTCGTCGCGGAACTGATGACCGCCGACGTGGTCACAGTCGACCACGAGGCGACGCTCGACGACGCCGTCGAACGGCTCGTCGGCAACGGGGTGGGATCGGTCGTCGTCGTGAAGAGCGGCTATCCGTCGGGAATTATTACCGAATCCGACGCCCTCGAAGCGGCGTTACGGTCTGGCCGGGCGCTGTCGGCGATTCCGGTCGACGAGGTGAGTCACAGTCCGATCGTCACGACGTCGCCGGACGCGACCGTACAGGGAGTCGCCCGGCAGATGGCCGACGAGGACGTCAAGAAGGTCCCCGTCGTCGACGACCTGGATCTCGTGGGCATCGTCACCCACTCCGACATCGTCTGGCACCTCTCGGACATCGAGGACGAGGCGACGCGACTCGACCAGGTCAGGGACCGGTGGGAGTCCCGGAAGGGACTCTAACCTATCGCCCGCGGCGGCCCTTTGTCTGTCGGTAATCGCGTCCGAGCGTCTCGCTGAAGTGTTCGAGAAAGGCAGTCCGCTGGTCGTCGGTCTGCTCGGCTGGATCGATCATCGGCATGATCTCGAACCCGCGTCCGCGGATGGTCGTCGCGTGACGTTCCTCGACGTCGAGTTCGTCCGCGGAGAAGGTCGTGTACTCGAAGGCCAGTTCGTTCAGCGGTCGCTGGCCGACGGGGACGATGATCTCGGGGTTGATCATCCGTATCTCGCTGTTGAGGTACGGCTCGCAGTTCTGGACCTCCCGGTCGGTCGGCTCGCGTTCGGGATGACGACACCGTGCGGTGTAGGTGAGAAAGACGTTCGAGAGCTCGGGCTCCATCGCGTCGGGGTCCTCGCACATGTCGACCGCGGCGAGCACGTCCAGCACGCCCCGCTCCTCGTCACCGAGGAACGGAATCCCGGTCTCGTCGGCGGCCTCGCTGGGTGAATCGCCGAGAACGACGAACTCGGCACCGACGTCGCCGTAGCCGTGCGCGATGGTCGTCCGCGTCTCGCAGAGCTCGGGACAGTTCTCGCACTCCTCGTCCATCCCGAAGGGGTTCGACGCCGATTCCTGTCTCGCGTCCATTTGCTCCGAAAAGGAGTTCGTCGCGTAAAACCGCGGCGACTGGCGGCCGGCCTGGGTCGCCGACACCGATCCGTGCCGGCTACTCCTCGTCGACTGACCG
This region includes:
- a CDS encoding glycosyltransferase family protein, which produces MTTVAVLANPPEEGAVPQSLVDDGVVSEAEAATLYRAMVADVCEAVQSSGAELLVNYRPADQLSVDVEDPEDALRSVVEDELDDTGDIRYEVQVGSTFAARVGNTVTHLLEREEVQTAAAVTPTAAFLGRQHVDSAAMKLRRSEVVLGPTTDGRVYYAGFSEPVDFDGAYDAPAVESLVAAADEATLDADFLPMLPVLESATDLGTALPLLRARADAGLRVPLRTAGVLFDLGFDEPRDR
- a CDS encoding CBS domain-containing protein, which translates into the protein MLVAELMTADVVTVDHEATLDDAVERLVGNGVGSVVVVKSGYPSGIITESDALEAALRSGRALSAIPVDEVSHSPIVTTSPDATVQGVARQMADEDVKKVPVVDDLDLVGIVTHSDIVWHLSDIEDEATRLDQVRDRWESRKGL
- a CDS encoding uracil-DNA glycosylase encodes the protein MDARQESASNPFGMDEECENCPELCETRTTIAHGYGDVGAEFVVLGDSPSEAADETGIPFLGDEERGVLDVLAAVDMCEDPDAMEPELSNVFLTYTARCRHPEREPTDREVQNCEPYLNSEIRMINPEIIVPVGQRPLNELAFEYTTFSADELDVEERHATTIRGRGFEIMPMIDPAEQTDDQRTAFLEHFSETLGRDYRQTKGRRGR